From a region of the Chromatiales bacterium genome:
- the rpsD gene encoding 30S ribosomal protein S4 → MAKYIGPKCKLSRREGTDLFLKSRARPLDSKCRLEKAPGQQGERRKRISDYGLQLREKQKLRRIYGVLERQFRNYYKEAARSKTATGEALLRLLECRLDNVVYRMGFGVTRAEARQLVSHKAVEVNGKPVNVPSYQVSAGDEITIREKSRGQLRIKDSLSIAEQIGFSEWVDVDAKVMKGVFRRVPDRIDLAADINEQLVVELYSK, encoded by the coding sequence ATGGCGAAATACATCGGTCCAAAATGCAAACTGAGCCGGCGCGAAGGCACCGACCTCTTTCTTAAGAGCCGGGCGCGGCCGCTTGACAGCAAGTGTCGCCTGGAAAAGGCGCCTGGGCAGCAGGGCGAACGTCGCAAGCGCATTTCGGATTACGGCCTGCAGCTGCGCGAAAAGCAGAAGCTGCGCCGCATCTATGGCGTTCTTGAACGTCAGTTTCGTAACTATTACAAGGAAGCGGCGCGTTCCAAGACGGCTACCGGCGAGGCGCTGCTGCGGCTGCTGGAATGTCGTCTGGACAATGTCGTCTACCGCATGGGTTTCGGCGTGACGCGCGCAGAAGCGCGCCAGCTCGTTTCGCACAAGGCCGTGGAAGTCAACGGCAAGCCCGTAAACGTGCCGTCCTACCAGGTGTCTGCGGGCGACGAGATCACAATCCGCGAAAAATCGCGTGGCCAGTTGCGCATCAAGGACTCGCTCTCCATCGCCGAGCAGATCGGCTTCAGCGAATGGGTTGACGTTGACGCCAAGGTCATGAAGGGCGTGTTTCGCCGTGTGCCGGACCGCATTGATCTGGCGGCCGATATCAACGAGCAGCTCGTCGTCGAGTTGTACTCGAAGTAA
- the rpsK gene encoding 30S ribosomal protein S11 → MAKQTTRTKKRVKKTVIDAVAHIKASFNNTIVTITDRQGNALCWATSGGSGFRGSRKSTPYAAQVAAGKASDVAKEYGVKNLDVEVKGPGPGRDAAVRALHAAGFRITNIADVTPIPHNGVRPPKRRRV, encoded by the coding sequence ATGGCAAAACAGACTACCCGAACCAAGAAGCGCGTCAAAAAGACGGTGATTGATGCCGTCGCGCACATCAAGGCCTCGTTCAACAACACGATCGTCACGATCACCGATCGCCAGGGCAACGCGCTCTGTTGGGCGACCTCGGGTGGTTCCGGCTTCCGTGGCTCACGCAAGAGCACGCCATATGCGGCCCAGGTCGCGGCAGGCAAGGCGAGTGACGTAGCCAAGGAATACGGGGTGAAGAATCTGGACGTCGAGGTAAAAGGGCCCGGTCCAGGCCGCGATGCCGCCGTGCGCGCACTGCATGCCGCGGGTTTTCGCATCACGAATATTGCGGACGTCACACCGATTCCGCATAACGGCGTGCGTCCGCCCAAGCGTCGGCGCGTGTAG
- the rpsM gene encoding 30S ribosomal protein S13, with amino-acid sequence MARIAGINIPERKHTWVALTAIYGIGRTRAYLICAAAGIEPTRKVSELAEAEVERLRTEVGRYPLEGDLRRDVSMNIKRLMDLGTYRGMRHRRGLPVRGQRTRTNARTRKGPRRPIRK; translated from the coding sequence ATGGCGCGTATTGCTGGCATCAACATCCCGGAGCGCAAGCACACTTGGGTGGCGCTGACTGCGATCTATGGGATCGGGCGCACCCGTGCCTATCTGATCTGCGCGGCAGCCGGAATCGAGCCGACCCGCAAGGTCAGCGAGCTTGCAGAGGCTGAGGTGGAGCGCCTGCGTACCGAGGTTGGGCGGTATCCGCTTGAAGGCGATCTGCGCCGCGACGTGTCCATGAACATCAAGCGCCTGATGGATCTCGGCACCTACCGCGGCATGCGCCATCGGCGCGGCCTGCCCGTGCGCGGTCAGCGTACCCGCACAAACGCCCGCACCCGAAAGGGTCCGCGGCGTCCGATCCGTAAGTAA
- the rpmJ gene encoding 50S ribosomal protein L36: MKVQASVKKVCRNCKIIRRNGVVRVICKDARHKQRQG; encoded by the coding sequence ATGAAAGTCCAGGCTTCCGTAAAGAAGGTCTGCCGAAACTGCAAGATCATCCGGCGCAACGGCGTGGTCCGCGTCATCTGCAAGGATGCGCGGCACAAGCAGCGCCAGGGCTGA
- the secY gene encoding preprotein translocase subunit SecY, translating into MATAGASVAGALGSVGRMTELKQRLLFLVLALIVYRIGTHVPVPGIQPQALASLFDQQQGNILDMFNMFSGGALERFSLFALGIMPYISASIIIQLMSATIPKLEQLKKEGEAGRRKITQYTRYFTVVLATFQSIGVAVALQDQSVGGQGVVINPGPGFIFTTAVTLVTGTMFLMWLGEQVTERGVGNGISMIIFAGIVAGLPQAIGGTLELARTGELNYLFILLLFALAIFVTGVVVFVERGQRRITVNYARRQQGRRVFQGQTSHLPLKLNMSGVIPPIFASSIILFPATLGGWFSQSEGMRWMQDILAKFAPGEPVYVVTYAVAIIFFCFFYTAIVFNSRDTADNLKRSGAFIPGIRPGEHTARYIDQIMTRLTMAGAIYITLVCLLPEFLIVGWNVPFYFGGTSLLIIVVVVMDFMAQVQAHMMSHQYEGLMKKANLKGHGPGGLVR; encoded by the coding sequence ATGGCCACGGCGGGAGCATCGGTCGCGGGGGCATTGGGATCCGTCGGACGAATGACGGAACTCAAGCAACGCCTGCTGTTTCTCGTACTGGCGCTGATCGTTTATCGGATCGGCACCCACGTTCCCGTGCCCGGCATTCAGCCGCAAGCACTTGCTTCGCTGTTCGATCAGCAGCAGGGCAACATCCTAGACATGTTCAACATGTTCTCGGGTGGGGCGCTGGAACGATTCAGCCTGTTCGCGCTCGGAATCATGCCGTATATCTCGGCGTCGATCATCATTCAGCTCATGTCGGCCACCATTCCGAAGCTGGAGCAGCTCAAGAAGGAAGGCGAGGCCGGGCGCCGCAAGATCACCCAGTACACCCGGTACTTCACCGTGGTGCTTGCAACCTTCCAGTCGATTGGAGTCGCCGTAGCGCTGCAGGACCAGAGCGTAGGCGGGCAGGGCGTCGTGATCAATCCGGGCCCCGGGTTCATCTTCACGACCGCCGTGACGCTGGTGACCGGCACGATGTTCTTGATGTGGCTCGGCGAGCAGGTCACCGAGCGCGGCGTCGGCAATGGTATTTCCATGATCATCTTTGCGGGCATCGTCGCGGGGCTCCCACAGGCGATCGGCGGCACGCTGGAACTCGCGCGTACCGGCGAACTGAATTATCTGTTCATCCTGTTGCTGTTTGCGCTGGCCATCTTCGTGACCGGTGTCGTGGTGTTCGTCGAGCGCGGGCAGCGCCGGATCACCGTGAACTACGCACGCAGGCAGCAGGGGCGGCGGGTCTTCCAGGGGCAGACCAGCCACCTGCCGCTGAAGCTGAACATGTCTGGCGTAATTCCGCCGATTTTCGCGTCGAGCATCATCCTGTTTCCGGCAACGCTCGGTGGCTGGTTCAGCCAGTCGGAGGGCATGCGCTGGATGCAGGACATCCTGGCCAAGTTCGCGCCGGGTGAGCCCGTCTACGTGGTCACCTATGCAGTCGCGATCATTTTCTTCTGTTTTTTCTATACGGCGATCGTGTTCAATTCGCGCGACACGGCCGACAACCTGAAGCGCTCCGGTGCCTTTATTCCCGGAATTCGCCCGGGCGAGCACACCGCGCGCTACATCGATCAGATCATGACCCGCCTAACGATGGCCGGGGCGATTTACATCACGCTCGTCTGCCTGCTGCCGGAATTTCTGATCGTTGGCTGGAACGTGCCGTTCTATTTCGGCGGCACTTCACTGCTGATCATCGTCGTCGTCGTGATGGATTTCATGGCGCAGGTTCAGGCCCACATGATGTCGCACCAGTACGAGGGCCTGATGAAAAAGGCCAACCTCAAGGGCCACGGGCCCGGCGGTCTGGTGCGCTGA
- the rplO gene encoding 50S ribosomal protein L15, producing MRLNTLKPAPGAKANPKRVGRGIGSGLGKTAGRGHKGQKARAGGFHKVGFEGGQMPMQRRLPKVGFVARMSQTKEQVRLSEIDAMDVDLIDLDALKSAGVVRRSTKQVKVMLSGTIGRAVTVRGIPVSAGARAAIEAAGGSVETE from the coding sequence ATGCGCCTGAATACTCTGAAGCCCGCGCCCGGCGCGAAGGCCAATCCCAAGCGCGTTGGTCGCGGGATCGGCTCGGGTCTTGGCAAGACGGCAGGGCGTGGCCACAAGGGTCAGAAGGCACGAGCCGGCGGCTTCCATAAGGTCGGTTTCGAGGGCGGCCAGATGCCCATGCAGCGTCGACTGCCGAAGGTCGGCTTTGTCGCGCGCATGTCGCAGACCAAGGAGCAGGTGCGCCTGTCGGAGATCGACGCGATGGACGTCGACCTCATTGACCTTGATGCACTGAAATCCGCGGGCGTAGTGCGTCGTTCGACCAAACAGGTCAAGGTCATGCTGAGCGGGACCATCGGACGCGCGGTAACCGTGCGCGGCATTCCGGTCAGCGCCGGCGCGCGTGCCGCGATCGAAGCGGCCGGCGGAAGCGTCGAGACCGAGTAA
- the rpmD gene encoding 50S ribosomal protein L30, with product MASKTLRLTLVRSLNGRLKDHRACARGLGLRRMHQSVDVAATPENLGMVNQISYMLKVQEV from the coding sequence ATGGCCAGCAAAACCCTGCGGCTCACGCTTGTGCGTAGTCTGAATGGCCGGCTGAAAGACCATCGCGCCTGCGCGCGGGGTCTGGGCCTGCGTCGGATGCATCAGAGTGTCGATGTGGCGGCGACGCCGGAGAACCTCGGCATGGTCAACCAGATCAGCTACATGCTGAAGGTCCAGGAGGTCTGA
- the rpsE gene encoding 30S ribosomal protein S5 yields MSDYSANNESGELIEKLIGVRRVAKVVKGGRQFGFSALTVVGDGNGRVGYGQGKAREVPVAIQKAMDRARRNMVRVKLDGATLQHPVVSNVGAAKVFMKPASEGTGIIAGGAMRAVFEVLGVHNVLAKCIGTQNPTNVVRATVEGLRKMRSPADIAAKLGKTVEEIRS; encoded by the coding sequence ATGTCCGACTACTCCGCAAACAACGAATCCGGCGAGCTGATCGAGAAGCTGATCGGCGTACGCCGTGTCGCAAAGGTCGTCAAAGGCGGCCGCCAGTTCGGTTTCTCGGCGCTCACCGTTGTTGGTGATGGCAACGGCCGTGTTGGTTACGGTCAGGGCAAGGCCCGTGAGGTGCCGGTCGCGATCCAGAAGGCGATGGACCGCGCACGCCGCAACATGGTGCGGGTCAAACTCGACGGCGCGACCCTGCAGCATCCTGTCGTGTCAAACGTAGGCGCGGCGAAGGTGTTCATGAAGCCGGCCTCCGAAGGTACTGGCATCATCGCCGGCGGCGCCATGCGCGCCGTTTTTGAGGTGCTGGGCGTACACAACGTGCTGGCCAAGTGCATCGGCACCCAGAACCCGACCAACGTCGTGCGTGCGACCGTCGAAGGCCTGCGCAAGATGCGCAGCCCGGCCGACATCGCCGCCAAACTCGGCAAGACGGTCGAAGAGATCCGGAGCTGA
- the rplR gene encoding 50S ribosomal protein L18 — MASQNEKKQARTRRGRATRFHIRELGVPRLSVHRTPRHIYAQVISADGATVLASASTLHKDMRGDMGATGNVAAAVIVGREIATRAKAAGVSKIAFDRSGYRYHGRIKALADAAREAGLEF; from the coding sequence ATGGCTAGCCAGAACGAAAAAAAGCAGGCGCGCACGCGCCGTGGACGCGCTACCCGGTTTCACATTCGTGAGCTCGGCGTGCCGCGTTTGAGCGTGCACCGTACGCCACGGCATATCTATGCCCAGGTGATTTCGGCTGACGGTGCGACCGTGCTCGCCTCTGCCTCAACCCTGCACAAGGACATGCGGGGCGATATGGGCGCAACCGGCAACGTGGCTGCGGCGGTGATCGTCGGGCGGGAGATCGCCACGCGAGCGAAGGCCGCCGGCGTTTCCAAAATCGCTTTCGACCGCTCGGGTTACCGTTACCACGGGCGAATCAAGGCACTGGCTGACGCCGCGCGCGAAGCCGGGCTCGAATTTTGA
- the rplF gene encoding 50S ribosomal protein L6 — protein MSRVAKNPVVIPKGVEVQIDAAGISIKGKNGQLRQVVHPYVGVEFDDGSVRVSPRSDDPSADALAGTTRALINNMVVGVTDGFMKKLDLVGVGYRAQAQGKVLNLTLGFSHPVEHRVPEGITVETPSQTEILVKGADRQKVGQVAAEIRAYRPPEPYKGKGVKYSDEIIIRKETKKK, from the coding sequence ATGTCCCGCGTAGCGAAAAATCCCGTTGTGATTCCCAAGGGCGTCGAGGTCCAGATCGATGCTGCGGGGATTTCTATCAAGGGCAAGAACGGTCAGTTGCGTCAGGTGGTTCACCCGTACGTGGGGGTCGAATTTGACGACGGCAGCGTGCGCGTAAGTCCCCGATCGGATGACCCCAGTGCAGACGCGCTGGCGGGCACGACGCGCGCGCTGATCAACAACATGGTTGTCGGCGTCACCGATGGCTTCATGAAGAAGCTCGACTTGGTCGGGGTCGGCTATCGCGCCCAGGCGCAGGGCAAGGTGTTGAATCTCACGCTGGGTTTCTCGCATCCGGTTGAACATCGGGTGCCGGAAGGAATCACGGTCGAGACACCATCGCAGACCGAAATTCTGGTCAAGGGCGCCGACCGGCAGAAGGTCGGGCAGGTCGCCGCCGAGATTCGTGCCTATCGCCCGCCGGAACCGTACAAGGGCAAGGGCGTGAAGTACTCCGACGAAATCATTATTCGTAAGGAAACGAAGAAGAAGTAA
- the rpsH gene encoding 30S ribosomal protein S8, which yields MSMQDPISDMLTRIRNAQRAGKKSVSMAASSTKLAVAKVLETEGYVLGVSADNEAKRTMTVDLKYYQGEPVIEYLERVSRPGLRIYKRSDDLPTVRGGLGMAIVSTSKGVMSDRAARAAGEGGEVLCYVA from the coding sequence ATGAGCATGCAGGATCCGATCTCCGACATGTTGACCCGCATCCGCAATGCGCAGCGGGCCGGCAAGAAATCTGTATCGATGGCGGCTTCCAGTACCAAGCTGGCCGTAGCCAAGGTGCTTGAGACCGAGGGCTATGTGTTGGGCGTGTCGGCGGATAACGAAGCCAAGCGCACAATGACGGTGGACCTGAAGTATTACCAGGGCGAGCCCGTCATTGAGTACCTCGAGCGAGTCAGTCGCCCGGGCCTGCGTATCTATAAGCGCAGCGACGATCTGCCCACCGTGCGTGGCGGACTTGGCATGGCCATCGTTTCGACCTCGAAAGGGGTCATGAGCGACCGTGCCGCCCGCGCCGCGGGCGAGGGCGGCGAAGTGCTTTGTTACGTCGCCTGA
- the rpsN gene encoding 30S ribosomal protein S14: protein MAKTSIIAREKRRAETVKRFAKKRAQLKAIINDRKRSPEEVLAAQQRLQKLPRDASPTRGRNRCGLTGRPHGYYRKFGLARNKLREAAMRGDVPGLVKASW from the coding sequence ATGGCTAAAACATCGATTATCGCCCGGGAGAAGCGCCGCGCCGAGACGGTGAAACGTTTCGCAAAGAAGCGCGCGCAGCTCAAGGCCATCATCAATGACCGCAAGCGGTCGCCGGAAGAAGTGTTGGCCGCGCAGCAGCGGCTGCAGAAACTTCCACGTGATGCAAGCCCGACCCGCGGTCGTAATCGCTGTGGGCTGACCGGACGTCCGCATGGCTACTATCGGAAGTTCGGCCTGGCGCGCAACAAGCTGCGCGAAGCGGCCATGCGTGGTGACGTTCCGGGTCTGGTCAAGGCCAGCTGGTAA
- the rplE gene encoding 50S ribosomal protein L5 — MARLQDYYRESVVPKLREQFGYGSAMQVPRIVKITLNMGVGEAVADKKVMDHAVSDMEAISGQKAVVTKARKSVAGFKIRDGYPVGCKVTLRRDRMYEFLDRLISIALPRVRDFRGVNGRSFDGRGNYSMGVREQIIFPEIDYDKIDQIRGMDITITTTARTNEEAKALLAGFNFPFRN; from the coding sequence ATGGCCAGATTGCAAGACTATTACCGCGAGTCGGTGGTTCCGAAGCTGCGCGAGCAGTTCGGGTACGGCAGCGCCATGCAGGTGCCGCGGATCGTGAAGATCACCCTGAACATGGGCGTGGGCGAGGCCGTGGCGGACAAGAAGGTCATGGACCACGCCGTTTCCGACATGGAAGCGATTTCGGGTCAGAAGGCCGTGGTCACGAAGGCGCGCAAGTCGGTCGCCGGCTTCAAGATCCGTGACGGCTATCCGGTCGGCTGCAAGGTGACCCTGCGTCGTGATCGGATGTACGAATTCCTTGATCGGTTGATCTCCATCGCGTTGCCGCGTGTACGCGACTTCCGTGGTGTGAACGGGCGTTCGTTCGACGGCCGTGGCAACTACAGCATGGGCGTGCGCGAACAGATCATCTTCCCTGAAATCGATTACGACAAGATCGACCAGATTCGGGGTATGGATATCACCATCACGACCACGGCGCGCACCAACGAAGAGGCCAAGGCCCTGTTGGCCGGCTTTAACTTTCCGTTCCGCAACTGA
- the rplX gene encoding 50S ribosomal protein L24 has product MQRIKTGDEVIVLAGRDKGRTGKVSARVGAEHVVVDGINVARKHQRANPQAGIAGGIVEKEMPLHISNVALYNPATGKGDRIGFRTLGDGRKVRYFKSNNEVVDA; this is encoded by the coding sequence AAGTGATCGTTCTGGCCGGGCGCGACAAGGGTCGTACCGGGAAGGTTTCGGCACGGGTCGGCGCTGAACATGTCGTCGTGGACGGCATCAACGTCGCGCGCAAGCACCAGCGTGCGAATCCGCAGGCCGGGATCGCTGGCGGCATCGTGGAAAAGGAAATGCCACTGCACATTTCGAACGTGGCGCTCTACAACCCGGCGACGGGCAAGGGCGACCGCATCGGCTTCCGCACCCTGGGCGATGGCCGAAAGGTTCGGTATTTCAAGTCCAACAACGAGGTTGTGGACGCCTGA